CATAGtatcttttttattagatttatatgatgacatatatattgGATAAAAGACTCCACCATAGGTTGTAAAATCTTATTCTAAACGTTTTAGAATCTTCTGTAACTAATAAAACAATCATTTTAGAACCAAGAGTCTCCCAATAACTCTGTGTaatgaaatttgtgttttcctttcttttttgcCATTTTTATTACGTTAGTTTAAGTTCGCCTGGCGTTTTCGTTttcttttcttaaaatgaattaatagctatataaataaaataatataatatattaattaatgttgtttttacatattcttttttgataaaataatttgtataaaaaatttagggTGAGGAACTGGTGCTCCGATACATTATAGGGTAGATCATAGGGCTTTAAAAGAACTAATGGGGCTCGAGCAAAAAAACTGTAGTTTCAAAACATACCTATTTACCATTAGACAAAATCTCTAGAGTTGTCTTTTTCAGAAATTTAAATTATGATATACATTTTGTGAATATAAAAtacttacaaaattttaaataaaatatcacttatttaaatatacaCACACAAATTATTGAAAGGAATGAtagtattaaatatttatattttgtatataatttttattgaacaaCAACATCGatattacaatattaattaatatctatAAATAGTTAAATAGTTGTTCAAGCCACGTATTATAAACCGAATACACCCTTAACCACCCAATAGAAATATAGGCATTCAATAACCAATTTTGATTCATTGGCACCAAGTCATGTCAGATTCACATATTGTTGAgccttttatattataaaaagaagCAAAATCAACCTTGATTtgcacaaaaacaaaacttcatcaccagaacaaagaaaaagatcTCCGCCATGGGGTTTATAAGTAAAGGGGCAATAGTTTTTTCATCAATACTAGTGCTTTTATCAGCCACAACATGTGCAATTGATTCAGGggataaatttgaaaataaaaatataaaatcggCTACTTTTATTTCTGAAATGTTTGAAGTGGGTCCCGGAAAAGTCGCATATAAAAGTTTCTATGATATTGAATTTCCAAAGGGTCATGTTGGAATAAAGAGTTTTGATGCTGAACTAGTTGATGAAAAAGGAAATTCTGTACCATTATATGAAGCATATCTACATCATTTTTTTGCTATAAAATACCATGCAATAGATTGGAATATGTCAAAAATAACCCCTAAGGATCCTTTGGAAGGTAACATTTATATTAGAAATGATGGAACATGTAATACTTATATTCTGCCACATTATTGGGGTTTGGGAGGTGAAGCACGAGGAACAAAATCAAAGATTCCAGAGCCTTATGCTGTAGAGCATGGCAACCCTTCAACTATTCCATCGGGATACCAAGAAAAGTGGCTCCTAAATATCATGGTTATTGATACACGTGGAACAAAAGATAGAAAACGTTGTACTGAATGTAGGTGTAACCATTTTAATTTGCCAAAGAATTTTTATAACGTCACATCTGGCATCGATGGCAAACCATTGGGTTCCAATTATAAAGGAGGACTCTTTTGTTGCCAAGATAATTTACAGTGCAAATTGAAAAAGGGTTTCGAAGCACCTACCAGAAAGCTTGCATTGAGATACAAAATAACATGGGTTGATTGGAACCAACAACAAATTCCTGTAAGATTTTATGTACTTGATTCAACTGATCGAGTTAGAAGAAATGGTTCCCAATTTATTCATGATTGTCAGGTAAGCAAgagattatttaattattttgtttgtgagattttttcttcacaaattttgtttaatttatttcttaCTTTTAATTATAGATAACTTTTATAATGTAATGTCCAATGtaattttaaagataaaaatgaaaagcaAAAATGCATTCATACATCAAACATCTCATAAAGAAGTGCTCAAAACACTATCCGTGAATTGTCAGAGCAGTGGTAATAGTTTTACCCAGTGATCTCATGGGATGAAGTTTAAATTCCTTCGGAATCAGAGTTTTAAAATGATCACTAAcgtcaattaaattaaaattgatttctttttcaatttttttttaaattttaaaactttcTATAATTAATTCTAAAACATAATTTACAAGTACATTTTTGTTGAACTCGATGGTTACAGGTAGAGTTTACGGTTCCTCCAAATAATGGAAGAAAGAACTACCCTCCTCATATTGAGAAAGCAAACATCCCAATGGAAAAAGGTGGTTATCTCATATACGGCACAGCTCATATGCATGTTGGTGCAATTAACACAACTTTATATGGACAAGTAAgttcattaattatatataaataattctatcatatttttatctcaaaatataatatttatgatTTCGATGATATGTATGTTTCATTAAACTATGTGTGCTTGTCATGTTCCTTAACcaataatcttttttattctcTCTATATTATGGTAAGAATTCATTTACTTTATATCATTCTTGATCACTTCTAAATTGtgataatattttgattatttaagGATGGAAGGACTTTGTATACCTCAAAACCAACATATGGAAAAGGAAAGGAACCGGGAAATGAGAAAGGCTATGTTGTCGAGATGTCGGGAAGTTATCCAGAGTTAGGTTCAATCAAGATTAAAGATGGTGAAATTGTGACTGTAGAAACAAGATATAAAAGTGGCTTTCGCACTGGAGCTATGGGACATATGTATATCTATTTGGCGGACCGATTACCATAAAATACATATAGATCTAATCTGGTGTAGaaattctatattttatatgtcatcAAATGAttataatattgaaataaacaagttatttataaaaagaaaatgtcaATAATTGCAAGTTTACTCCATGAGTACGGCTTTTACTTTCTAATAACATGGTTGTGTAACACACTAGTTCAATTAGGATGCAACTTAAGACACTTTGGCATTCATTAAACTTAAAACATACActaagactattttttttttttttcattttttgacttCAAAAGCATTAATAATAGAGATAGAGATATAAGAGTGAGATCAAATTAtatcggtgtaacatttgagttaTGTTaacaaatagaaattttataaaatccaccttTGAATTGAGAgcttatattatatagatcattcatgttcaattttaaataagtctaaaaaaacattaattgtttatgcatttttattcaacatcgttatttttaaagaatctcaaaaacatattaaCACGGTGGATTCTTTTGAGGATATATCTTCAAATTAATCATCACTCTCATGAGGAAACTCCCTGTATCTTATTCAGTTGTTTTGGAATGTGTGTATTGTTGGACCAAGTGAAAGCATCCCTATCTCATATCTAAAATCAACCAAATCATTGATcatataataatagttttatatttCGTCAAACAATGGAACAAAAGAACCTACGTCCTCTATCATCTACTAGATCAAAGCTAGTGACTTAccttaaaaaccaaaaattctAATTATAGTAGTGACATGAAATCAAATTAATCTCAACTAGAGCACCTCCAATGGTGCACTCTTCACAATTGATTAATGTATGAATAGAAATATAGTTTAGAAATTACGATATAAATATACACTTGCGTGAGTTTGGTTTTCACACATAAGAAGTGATAATGAGATCATATTTTTCAACTTCCACCGAGATATACGTTGGGTAATAGACTACAACATAGGTTGTAGAATCTTATTCTCCATCATGGAAAAGatttttatgcaatataaaactaatatttaaaatgaattttatggGAAACACATAAATTTCTCTTATGTTTTGtaggtgtaaaaaaaataaagcatgGGATAATGTATACTTTTCCATAGtatcttttttattagatttatatgatgacatatatattgGATAAAAGACTCCACCATAGGTTGTAAAATCTTATTCTAAACGTTTTAGAATCTTCTGTAACTAATAAAACAATCATTTTAGAACCAAGAGTCTCCCAATAACTCTGTGTaatgaaatttgtgttttcctttcttttttgcCATTTTTATTACGTTAGTTTAAGTTCGCCTGGCGTTTTCGTTttcttttcttaaaatgaattaatagctatataaataaaataatataatatattaattaatgttgtttttacatattcttttttgataaaataatttgtataaaaaatttagggTGAGGAACTGGTGCTCCGATACATTATAGGGTAGATCATAGGGCTTTAAAAGAACTAATGGGGCTCGAGCAAAAAAACTGTAGTTTCAAAACATACCTATTTACCATTAGACAAAATCTCTAGAGTTGTCTTTTTCAGAAATTTAAATTATGATATACATTTTGTGAATATAAAAtacttacaaaattttaaataaaatatcacttatttaaatatacaCACACAAATTATTGAAAGGAATGAtagtattaaatatttatattttgtatataatttttattgaacaaCAACATCGatattacaatattaattaatatctatAAATAGTTAAATAGTTGTTCAAGCCACGTATTATAAACCGAATACACCCTTAACCACCCAATAGAAATATAGGCATTCAATAACCAATTTTGATTCATTGGCACCAAGTCATGTCAGATTCACATATTGTTGAgccttttatattataaaaagaagCAAAATCAACCTTGATTtgcacaaaaacaaaacttcatcaccagaacaaagaaaaagatcTCCGCCATGGGGTTTATAAGTAAAGGGGCAATAGTTTTTTCATCAATACTAGTGCTTTTATCAGCCACAACATGTGCAATTGATTCAGGggataaatttgaaaataaaaatataaaatcggCTACTTTTATTTCTGAAATGTTTGAAGTGGGTCCCGGAAAAGTCGCATATAAAAGTTTCTATGATATTGAATTTCCAAAGGGTCATGTTGGAATAAAGAGTTTTGATGCTGAACTAGTTGATGAAAAAGGAAATTCTGTACCATTATATGAAGCATATCTACATCATTTTTTTGCTATAAAATACCATGCAATAGATTGGAATATGTCAAAAATAACCCCTAAGGATCCTTTGGAAGGTAACATTTATATTAGAAATGATGGAACATGTAATACTTATATTCTGCCACATTATTGGGGTTTGGGAGGTGAAGCACGAGGAACAAAATCAAAGATTCCAGATCCTTATGCTGTAGAGCATGGCAACCCTTCAACTATTCCATCGGGATACCAAGAAAAGTGGCTCCTAAATATCATGGTTATTGATACACGTGGAACAAAAGATAGAAAACGTTGTACTGAATGTAGGTGTAACCATTTTAATTTGCCAAAGAATTTTTATAACGTCACATCTGGCATCGATGGCAAACCATTGGGTTCCAATTATAAAGGAGGACTCTTTTGTTGCCAAGATAATTTACAGTGCAAATTGAAAAAGGGTTTCGAAGCACCTACCAGAAAGCTTGCATTGAGATACAAAATAACATGGGTTGATTGGAACCAACAACAAATTCCTGTAAGATTTTATGTACTTGATTCAACTGATCGAGTTAGAAGAAATGGTTCCCAATTTATTCATGATTGTCAGGTAAGCAAgagattatttaattattttgtttgtgagattttttcttcacaaattttgtttaatttatttcttaCTTTTAATTATAGATAACTTTTATAATGTAATGTCCAATGtaattttaaagataaaaatgaaaagcaAAAATGCATTCATACATCAAACATCTCATAAAGAAGTGCTCAAAACACTATCCGTGAATTGTCAGAGCAGTGGTAATAGTTTTACCCAGTGATCTCATGGGATGAAGTTTAAATTCCTTCGGAATCAGAGTTTTAAAATGATCACTAAcgtcaattaaattaaaattgatttctttttcaatttttttttaaattttaaaactttcTATAATTAATTCTAAAACATAATTTACAAGTACATTTTTGTTGAACTCGATGGTTACAGGTAGAGTTTACGGTTCCTCCAAATAATGGAAGAAAGAACTACCCTCCTCATATTGAGAAAGCAAACATCCCAATGGAAAAAGGTGGTTATCTCATATACGGCACAGCTCATATGCATGTTGGTGCAATTAACGCAACTTTATATGGACAAGTAAgttcattaattatatataaataattctatcatatttttatctcaaaatataatatttatgatTTCGATGATATGTATGTTTCATTAAACTATGTGTGCTTGTCATGTTCCTTAACcaataatcttttttattctcTCTATATTATGGTAAGAATTCATTTACTTTATATCATTCTtgattgtaacgacccgtttttcgtattcgtatattttattaaatgttattttatttattaattggcttttattattttagtgagcggcgaataattatttagccgagcgtaagttattaggcgcgagaaccattgttttgggcttaagggGCGTGAGAGACCTTATGGGCTTAAGCCAATTggatttgggcttggttcatgacaatgagaagtagtataagtagcaagtcaaacttatgaatagtttcataagTTCATTtccttgagtttgagtgagtagaagcaagatagagcaagagctagggttttggctaagagaaagcttgagcaagagaaggcttggatcatcatctttgcttaaggtaagagattagaattcatgattcttgagtgacaaggaggggggagattgtctatgtctccgttcccgaactctcccactcaatttcttttagactttgattaagcttttgtatgtgagtatgatgtttttcatcatcactttgtatgtgttaatcactagtttgattccatgatgaatatgtatgtgtttggatcatttttgaaaagtttgagaaagttacttaaaactcaagtaattggcttgattttgattgttagaggtatttggatgtttggaagggatgattaatgttccttgataccatatatgtttggaatggctgtttatatgaatttataacatgtttagatgaatttttgagttgatttgaggttaaaccgccttagataactcaagaacagatattctgttctggtgtggttcgctaagcgaccaggggttcgctgtagcgaacaggttcgctggatctcgccAAGTCTCGCCTTGAGCAGGTGATTCTCTGGTGATGTTCGctgaggctcgctaagccttcgctcagcgaatagttcgttgaagctcgccaatgctcgccatgagcaggtgacttccgggaacgtggttcgccatgtctcgctaaggcttcgcttagcgaaggcctctgtgacagcaattcttgttgatgtttctaagtgtgattaggcacttgtaacatggtttaaaagtatccttacatgattgttgatacatgttgatactgttaatgcttattgttaatcgttatatgaatgataaacgtgtgtgcaataagttgtagcttaaagtgagcaatgtatatgttttagcattaatttgcaatgataagagaatgatgtatgttttatgacataagtgtaaatgaaaccttgtgtgaataaaaatgagtatgcagataattatcatgtgaataattatgaattgagtgataggatattgtgttatcctaatgtgttagatgttggaattgtgtttccgcatcagtgaatgaatagcttcgagctagatagcgtcatgtatttgatgtgtttaaaagtaatcatgcattcatgattgtatgtgaacattggaaacttgggttccaataacgaaaatggattatgtgtccataatgaagccgaggatcggattagatgaatccatgagtccagagctgctatccaacaggatataaaactgttttggcttatccaagggagataagatggttcggtaagttccgacatatccagcatgatataaaactgttcttggtccaccgttggtgagacatcttggtaccacatgcatttagttatgtctagggatggcatgacagtgaattaattggcattagataccttagggtaaatgcgcatatatttgataaatggtaagtgACCTTAATTGGTTGAAtggtgttgaaccttattaattggtaattgtttagtgcgatgttttgatgtgagttagaatatgtttgatgtagttcgaaagtgcaagacctttcttatgctcgtatgatatgcgattatattttctaactctctgctttgtgttatttgctggacctttgggggttcagatattcaggctgaggattgtgccgacgtttagactgctgttctagcgtggtgttgaagtactttttggtgaggagacttagcatagattactcctcttagtactagcttttgactagagtttgtaattagtgaatgctctggtaatgtaacatcgagtcggggtttacgcttggatttcatcgtatatcggtgttacctttttgttatgctagttcttgtataagtgacatccttagggatgaatatggcttatgtatatatatatgtatatatatgcatgcttggtttgattggaatccgctgttgtttttcatgttaaatttcatgatgctctgtgtgtatgcttgtgttttaattaccgcgtggcactctgcctttacacttgttgaaaagtttttaaaattacgtttttaagggtagtatgggttagggtgttacaatagtggtatcagagcaggtcggttcatgtgaaccaattaggacttttcttttccccgtatgagcatgtgtagggaacactgttagtactttctaacgtctagttgtgattcgttcaggaatcatggctgctgcgagaacgaatgctcagattgcggaagctttggccgcacttaccaacattgtggttagagatcatcaacctggaagagaggtagagatgaggttggaaaggttcatgaagcagaaaccgccaacatttaccggaggttacaacccggatggagctcacaagtggctggaggaacttgaaataatttttgaagcaatggattgttccaaggaagggaagacaacccttgggacatatgtgttgcgtgaggaagcgaacgtgtggtggaagaatgccaagttgaggctaggacccggtggtatggctataccatgggcaatgtttaaaagagaatttttggttaagtattttcctgtggatgtgaagaataagaaagtggtggaattcatggagttgaaacagggaaatatgacggtagctgactatgccgtcaagtttgagactttgtgtgcgtttagcccgcattacaacactatggaagcggagaacgacaagtgtgtgaagtttgaaagtggtctacgtccagacatcaagcatatgattggattttcgcagataagggattttgcgacccttgtgaacaaaagtaggatttgtgatgaagatggtagggccaaggtgaactactacaaggctgcgaatgaccgaaaagggaaaggacaagagcgcggaaaaccttatgataaccgcggtaaGGGTAATAccagtggtggtaagaagccggtgaatggaagttgttacaactgtggagaaaggggtcatatgtcttatgattgccctaagaaaggagataggtgtaagaattgtggaaagctgggccacaagaccgaggtgtgtaggacaagagtggtgtgtttcaactgtggtgaggaaggccacaagagtccgacttgtaagaagcccaagaaggtgatgggcaaggtgtttgctttgagtggagaggatgctagccttgaggacaatctcattagaggtacgtgtttcatctataacactcctttaattgcgattatagatacgggagcgacgcattcttttatttctttggattgtgcgaagcgtcttagtattcctttaacggatatgatgggtaggatggaaatagaaactcctgctaatggttcagtaattactcgacaagtatgtcgtaactgccccgtaaccatttttgataggcactttggtatggatttagtgtgtattccacttagtggtatggatgtaatttttggtatgaattggttaatcttcaaccgaattcatatcaactgtcgtgagaaggccgttgtttttccgaagccggaggagaacttgcatttgatgaacgggaaggaagtatcggaagcgttgaaagaacatgccgagatgttcatgatgtttgcatcattgaaactcgaaggaggagttaagatagaagagttaccaatcgtttgtgaattcccagatgtgtttccggatgatatatctgacgtgcctccgaagcgagaggtagagttttctatcgacctagtacctggaactagtccgatatcgatggcgccgtatcgaatgtcagcgtctgagttgaatgaattgaagaagcaacttgaagagctgcttgagaagaggtttgttcgaccgagtgtttcgccatggggagcgccagtattgcttgtgaagaagaaagatggaagcatgagattatgtatagactatcgtcagttgaacaaagtgacgatcaagaataaatatccacttccgaggatagatgatttgatggatcaactagttggagcttgtgtgtttagtaagatagatttgagatctggataccatcagattagagtgaagacagaagacatacctaagactgcatttaggacgaggtatgggcactacgagtattcagttatgccgtttggtgtgaccaatgcacctggagttttcatggagtatatgaaccgaattttccattcatttttggatagattcgtggtggtgttcatcgacgacattttgatttactcaaaatccgaggaagagcacgaggaGCACTTGAgaattgttttgcaagtcttgaaggagaagaagttgtatgccaagttgtcgaagtgtgaattttggatgaaagaggtgagtttcctaggacatataatttcaagtggaggaatcgcggtagatcctgcgaaggttgacgctgtgtcatagtggggaacgccggaatctgtttcagagattagaagtttccttggtttggccggttattatagaagattcatcgaaggtttttcgaagttggctttaccgttaaccaagttaacgaggaaagatcaagcgtttgtttgggatggtgattgtgagaagagcttccaagagctcaagagaaggtTGACTACTGCacctgtgttgattttacccgatgccaaagagtcgttcgtcgtgtattgcgatgcttcgaagttaggacttggcggagtgcttatgcaagggggtaatgtggtagcatatgcttcaaggcaactgaaggttcacgagaggaactatccaacacatgatttggagttagccgcagtggtgtttactttgaaagtgtggagacactacttgtatggatcgaggtttgaagtgtttagtgatcaca
This genomic interval from Trifolium pratense cultivar HEN17-A07 linkage group LG6, ARS_RC_1.1, whole genome shotgun sequence contains the following:
- the LOC123892389 gene encoding uncharacterized protein LOC123892389 encodes the protein MGFISKGAIVFSSILVLLSATTCAIDSGDKFENKNIKSATFISEMFEVGPGKVAYKSFYDIEFPKGHVGIKSFDAELVDEKGNSVPLYEAYLHHFFAIKYHAIDWNMSKITPKDPLEGNIYIRNDGTCNTYILPHYWGLGGEARGTKSKIPEPYAVEHGNPSTIPSGYQEKWLLNIMVIDTRGTKDRKRCTECRCNHFNLPKNFYNVTSGIDGKPLGSNYKGGLFCCQDNLQCKLKKGFEAPTRKLALRYKITWVDWNQQQIPVRFYVLDSTDRVRRNGSQFIHDCQVEFTVPPNNGRKNYPPHIEKANIPMEKGGYLIYGTAHMHVGAINTTLYGQDGRTLYTSKPTYGKGKEPGNEKGYVVEMSGSYPELGSIKIKDGEIVTVETRYKSGFRTGAMGHMYIYLADRLP
- the LOC123892390 gene encoding uncharacterized protein LOC123892390, with the translated sequence MGFISKGAIVFSSILVLLSATTCAIDSGDKFENKNIKSATFISEMFEVGPGKVAYKSFYDIEFPKGHVGIKSFDAELVDEKGNSVPLYEAYLHHFFAIKYHAIDWNMSKITPKDPLEGNIYIRNDGTCNTYILPHYWGLGGEARGTKSKIPDPYAVEHGNPSTIPSGYQEKWLLNIMVIDTRGTKDRKRCTECRCNHFNLPKNFYNVTSGIDGKPLGSNYKGGLFCCQDNLQCKLKKGFEAPTRKLALRYKITWVDWNQQQIPVRFYVLDSTDRVRRNGSQFIHDCQVEFTVPPNNGRKNYPPHIEKANIPMEKGGYLIYGTAHMHVGAINATLYGQDGRTLYTSKPTYGRGKEPGNEKGYVVEMSGSYPELGSIKIKDGEIVTVETRYKSGFRTGAMGHMYIYLADRLP